Proteins encoded by one window of Cryptococcus gattii WM276 chromosome K, complete sequence:
- a CDS encoding Hypothetical protein (Similar to TIGR gene model, INSD accession AAW46177.1; CNK02200): MIGNGVTDYFTATESYFPFQCTIHGDLTEPVQSIGNYVAMAEAVPKCHKLAKKGCLETHDYTTCSMAINYCEQVLGETFLSAGVNPYDVTMPCTIEELADSLCYPVTKKISTYFDLPDVRHTLGVDKLRSNWSSCDGSVFTRFTQSLDNTGKTWLYVAGLLERGVRVLNYVDMLDFICNHVANEPWMERLEWSGKKGYNAADFNDWVVDGHRAGEFKTYGNLTMLKIRGAGHMVPYDKSKEALSMVTSWLNAAVLDQ, encoded by the exons ATGATTGGAAATGGTGTCACCGACTACT TCACCGCAACTGAATCATACTTCCCCTTC CAATGTACCATCCATGGCGATCTCACTGAACCTGTGCAGAGTATCGGAAACTATGTCGCTATGGCCGAAGCT GTTCCCAAATGCCACAAACTTGCCAAGAAGGGATGTCTTGAAACTCACGATTATACTACCTGTTCAATGGCCATCAACTACTGTGAACAGGTCCTTGGCGAAACCTTCCTTTCCGCTGGTGTCAACCCTTACGATGTGACTATGCCCTGTACCATTGAGGAGCTGGCAGACTCCCTGTGTTACCCCGTGACCAAGAAGATCAGCACTTACTTTGACCTGCCTGACGTTAGGCATACTCTCGGTGTCGATAAGCTTAGAAGCAACTGGTCAAGTTGCGATGGATCTGTATTCACCAGGTTCACTCAGAGCTTGGACAACACTGGCAAGACATGGTTGTACGTTGCTGGTCTTCTTGAACGAGGTGTCAGAGTCCTGAAC TATGTGGATATGCTTGACTTCATCTGCAATCACGTCGCCAATGAGCCCTGGATGGAGCGACTTGAGTGGTCTGGAAAAAAAGGGTACAACGCCGCGGACTTTAATGACTGGGTCGTTGACGGACACCGCGCTGGAGAGTTCAAGACCTACGGCAACCTGACC ATGCTCAAGATTAGAGGTGCCGGGCACATGGTGCCATACGACAAGTCCAAGGAGGCGTTGTCTATGGTTACTTCTTGGTTGAACGCCGCTGTTCTTGACCAGTAA